One genomic segment of Fervidobacterium pennivorans includes these proteins:
- a CDS encoding extracellular solute-binding protein has product MKKVLIWSGIIALFIIAAMLVLYFSGRSVYTKFVASIAELVEKSTKASKDFVSMSSLEAYEKLFEMRFSDLSNYAVFNLDFKKPVILGNDEATTLILSVNKDGEYAVVLKYRYSTNTTSNGTLEFEINGKTYLGILDNFTYYDFNEKVYDRYGNEITPEQKSFEKTYTAFIKDASRISKSPLLLKLNTGDNPISIKNTRSPIIIEELYLVPKYYLFSSKSYAEYKNSESNIPSNDNVLVIEAENLSFKSDPLISVTNEQTALVTPYEILKKRINIIDENTFKQSGQEIFWTFYIDTPGYYKIAFRYKQSMNRGIPVFRRISVDGKVPFKEFEDYPFPYTGYSWKDHVLMSEENKPFEVYLDKGLHILSLEVTTGIYEGTIRFLQESVKKLQEIGLEMRKLVGSNLDPNRTWNIEKYMPNAIPDLKSISQSLRTQHEKLVKIVGKQGLPSIADMLVCAGIIDNTLRKPEKLPFYIDVLSEGASSIAQRLSELSMRLKEQPMGIDKIYVFQGSLEKFAYPKSTFLITAYEELQKLWLSLFNKNEAYSIYEKVDETSLRVWVNRPVQYVETLQYLTDSDFTRKTGIKVIFSIMPNEQKLVLASAANAVPDVAMSISNWIPFELAIRNALFPLSYFPDFFNFVEKNINIETLLPMIIDDKIYGITETQNFYVLFYRKDIIEKLGIPIPDTWDDVKKILPELQRRGMNFYIPMCEQTTKYFNTTGPFFFQNKARLYTRDGMKTAINEENSVKAFELMTELFAIYGIPEQVASFYNSFRYGRIPIGVGDFGLYVTLLNAADEIYGLWDIAPSPGVKDESGQVLRYQVAGDRAIVIFANSNKKEKAWEFIKWWMSKDTQVKFARMMVNRYGPTYLWNTANIEAFKELDFIDEKHKRVILEQWRWIREIQRHPGGYMVEREVSNIWNSVVIEGKPLRTSIDRSVILINRELERKLTEFGYIVNGKKVKDYKMYESMEEFLKTVVNRGETE; this is encoded by the coding sequence GTGAAAAAAGTTCTGATTTGGTCTGGGATAATAGCTTTATTTATTATTGCTGCTATGTTGGTGCTTTATTTTTCAGGTAGAAGCGTCTATACGAAGTTCGTTGCTTCAATAGCCGAGCTGGTAGAGAAATCCACAAAGGCATCGAAGGATTTTGTTTCTATGTCTAGTTTAGAAGCTTATGAAAAGCTTTTTGAAATGAGATTTTCAGATTTAAGTAATTACGCGGTTTTTAATTTGGATTTCAAAAAGCCTGTTATTCTTGGAAACGATGAGGCAACAACGCTGATTCTTTCTGTTAATAAAGATGGTGAGTACGCTGTTGTGCTGAAATACAGATACAGTACTAACACAACAAGTAACGGAACTTTAGAGTTTGAGATCAATGGAAAAACTTACCTGGGAATTTTGGATAACTTCACATACTATGATTTCAATGAAAAGGTTTACGATAGATATGGTAACGAAATAACACCCGAGCAAAAGTCTTTTGAAAAAACTTACACGGCATTTATCAAAGATGCAAGTAGAATCTCCAAAAGTCCTCTCTTATTGAAACTAAACACAGGTGATAACCCTATCTCAATTAAAAATACCCGTTCACCAATAATTATAGAGGAACTTTATTTAGTTCCAAAATATTACCTTTTCAGTAGCAAGTCTTACGCGGAATACAAAAATTCAGAGTCTAATATTCCAAGCAACGATAACGTTCTAGTTATTGAGGCTGAAAATCTGTCATTCAAGTCTGACCCATTAATATCTGTAACCAACGAGCAAACCGCTTTGGTAACACCTTACGAAATTTTGAAAAAGAGGATTAACATCATCGATGAGAATACTTTTAAGCAATCTGGTCAAGAAATTTTTTGGACTTTCTATATAGACACCCCTGGTTATTACAAAATAGCATTCAGATACAAACAATCTATGAATAGAGGCATCCCAGTTTTCAGAAGAATTTCTGTAGATGGCAAAGTCCCGTTCAAAGAATTTGAGGATTACCCATTCCCCTACACAGGCTACAGCTGGAAAGACCACGTGTTAATGAGCGAAGAGAATAAACCTTTCGAAGTTTATCTTGATAAGGGACTACATATCCTCTCGCTGGAAGTTACCACAGGAATATATGAAGGAACTATCCGATTTCTGCAAGAAAGCGTGAAAAAATTGCAAGAGATAGGCTTAGAGATGCGAAAGCTCGTTGGCAGCAATTTAGACCCAAACCGAACATGGAACATAGAAAAATACATGCCAAATGCTATACCAGATTTGAAAAGTATCTCGCAGAGCCTGAGAACCCAACATGAAAAGCTGGTTAAAATTGTAGGCAAACAGGGACTACCATCGATTGCGGACATGCTCGTATGTGCTGGAATAATAGACAACACCCTCAGGAAACCAGAAAAATTGCCATTCTATATAGATGTCCTTAGTGAGGGAGCTTCTTCCATTGCTCAAAGACTTTCTGAACTTTCTATGAGATTAAAAGAACAGCCAATGGGTATCGACAAGATCTACGTCTTTCAAGGAAGTCTTGAAAAGTTCGCTTATCCGAAATCCACGTTCCTAATAACTGCTTACGAGGAACTTCAAAAATTATGGTTATCCTTGTTCAACAAAAATGAAGCTTATTCTATATATGAAAAGGTCGACGAAACAAGTTTGAGAGTTTGGGTAAACAGGCCCGTACAGTATGTTGAAACGTTGCAGTATTTAACAGATAGTGACTTCACAAGAAAAACAGGTATTAAAGTAATTTTTTCCATCATGCCCAATGAACAGAAACTCGTTTTAGCAAGTGCTGCAAACGCTGTTCCAGACGTTGCTATGAGTATCAGCAACTGGATACCTTTTGAACTTGCAATAAGGAATGCTCTTTTCCCACTTTCCTATTTCCCAGACTTCTTCAATTTTGTAGAGAAGAACATTAACATTGAAACACTCTTGCCAATGATTATTGATGATAAAATTTATGGAATAACGGAAACACAAAACTTCTACGTACTTTTCTACCGAAAAGACATTATCGAGAAACTGGGTATACCAATACCGGACACTTGGGACGATGTAAAGAAGATACTCCCTGAGCTCCAAAGACGAGGAATGAATTTCTATATCCCGATGTGTGAACAAACAACAAAGTATTTCAATACTACTGGTCCTTTCTTCTTCCAAAATAAAGCAAGGCTTTATACAAGAGATGGTATGAAAACAGCTATAAACGAAGAGAATTCAGTAAAGGCGTTTGAATTAATGACTGAACTTTTCGCAATTTACGGAATTCCAGAACAAGTTGCAAGTTTTTACAACTCGTTTAGATACGGCCGTATCCCCATTGGTGTTGGTGACTTTGGATTGTATGTAACTCTATTAAACGCTGCAGATGAAATTTATGGGCTGTGGGATATAGCTCCTTCACCAGGAGTTAAGGACGAGAGCGGACAAGTTTTAAGATACCAAGTTGCAGGAGATAGAGCTATTGTTATCTTCGCAAATTCAAATAAAAAGGAAAAGGCTTGGGAATTCATCAAGTGGTGGATGTCTAAAGACACGCAAGTCAAATTTGCAAGGATGATGGTCAACAGATACGGTCCGACTTACCTTTGGAATACAGCCAATATAGAAGCATTCAAGGAACTCGATTTTATAGATGAAAAACACAAGAGAGTCATTCTCGAACAATGGAGATGGATTAGAGAAATTCAAAGGCATCCGGGTGGTTACATGGTTGAAAGGGAAGTAAGCAACATATGGAACAGCGTTGTCATTGAAGGTAAACCACTTAGAACATCAATCGACAGGTCCGTGATACTCATAAACAGAGAACTGGAAAGGAAACTTACAGAGTTTGGTTACATAGTCAATGGAAAGAAGGTCAAGGATTACAAGATGTATGAAAGTATGGAAGAGTTCTTAAAGACTGTAGTAAATCGAGGTGAAACAGAATGA
- a CDS encoding carbohydrate binding domain-containing protein: protein MARFPKLVLALLTVFLLFSCQFQEKVEAVTTVAQQSSDVSSNSILNNWNFRSNIKNDQANAPFEWWIWEAAKYGVSDGKVDTYGVKDGYAFIKVANPGTETWHIQFNQWVKLKQKQYYLISFRAKADEPRKINVKVLMNHDPWVSYFAETVELGKEWNTYTFYFKHPDKADETVNFCFELGKEKATTIYIADVVLKPVDESEVPEEFREEQPETVEYEFDEEEPDNLVNNGDFAYKIVNDQGSMPTEWWIWEAGKYGISPAKVESFGVENGVGFVQLANTGFETWHVQFNQWVKLRKGNSYIISFKAKAAEPRKIWVKLVQTGAPYGVYFSQEVDLTTEWQTFIFEHTHPNDADPVVTLSFELGKDKPTTVYFDDISISPKK from the coding sequence ATGGCAAGATTCCCAAAGTTAGTGTTAGCACTCCTCACTGTTTTCTTGCTCTTTTCCTGCCAATTTCAAGAAAAAGTAGAAGCAGTTACAACAGTTGCTCAGCAGTCATCCGATGTATCATCCAATAGTATACTTAACAATTGGAACTTTAGATCAAATATTAAAAATGACCAAGCCAATGCTCCATTCGAATGGTGGATTTGGGAAGCAGCAAAGTATGGCGTCAGCGATGGAAAAGTTGATACTTACGGTGTAAAAGATGGTTATGCGTTTATTAAAGTTGCAAACCCCGGTACTGAAACTTGGCACATCCAGTTCAACCAGTGGGTCAAACTTAAGCAAAAACAGTACTACTTAATCTCCTTCAGAGCGAAGGCTGACGAACCAAGGAAAATCAACGTCAAGGTCCTTATGAACCATGATCCATGGGTAAGCTATTTTGCCGAAACCGTTGAACTCGGAAAAGAATGGAACACATATACGTTCTACTTTAAACACCCGGATAAAGCTGATGAAACCGTTAACTTCTGTTTTGAATTAGGTAAGGAAAAGGCTACTACAATCTATATTGCGGATGTTGTTTTGAAGCCGGTTGATGAATCTGAAGTACCCGAAGAATTCAGAGAAGAGCAACCAGAAACGGTCGAATACGAATTCGACGAAGAAGAACCAGATAACCTCGTTAATAACGGAGATTTCGCTTACAAAATAGTAAACGACCAAGGTAGTATGCCAACCGAATGGTGGATTTGGGAAGCAGGAAAATACGGAATCAGCCCTGCAAAGGTTGAAAGTTTCGGCGTAGAAAATGGTGTAGGATTTGTTCAACTTGCAAACACTGGTTTCGAAACTTGGCACGTTCAATTCAACCAGTGGGTGAAATTGAGAAAAGGCAACAGCTATATAATTTCGTTCAAAGCTAAGGCAGCGGAACCCAGAAAGATATGGGTTAAGCTTGTCCAAACAGGAGCACCATACGGTGTTTATTTCAGCCAAGAAGTTGACCTTACAACCGAATGGCAAACATTCATTTTCGAGCACACCCACCCAAACGATGCGGACCCTGTTGTAACATTGAGCTTTGAGCTCGGAAAAGACAAACCAACCACAGTCTACTTCGACGATATTTCAATAAGCCCAAAGAAATGA
- a CDS encoding carbohydrate ABC transporter permease, which produces MRISSKKDRGHWLLLSPYLVLFIVFIALPVAVAIYLSFTYFNAIEKPKWIGIQNYITLITRDTLFMQKVLPNTIKYALIVGVGGYILSFILAWLVAQLTRIPRTIFALIIYSPSLTAGVTMSVIWRVLFNGDQQGYLNALLLKLGIIDKPIQWLQSPQHLMDIMILVSLWSSMGVGFLAMLAGILNVDEQLYEAAYIDGIKNRLQEIIYVTIPAMKPQMLFGAVMSIVNTFTSAGIGVALSGSNPTPQYAGQLIVNHIEDYGFLRYEMGYAAALSVVLLLIIWFFSRIAWRLFGERD; this is translated from the coding sequence ATGAGAATAAGTTCGAAAAAAGACCGTGGACACTGGCTTTTGTTGTCACCATATTTGGTTTTATTTATTGTATTCATAGCACTACCAGTTGCTGTCGCGATATACCTTTCATTTACCTATTTCAACGCAATTGAAAAACCCAAGTGGATAGGTATACAAAACTACATCACGCTCATCACACGGGACACGCTCTTTATGCAAAAGGTTTTACCAAACACTATAAAATACGCCTTGATTGTTGGTGTTGGTGGATACATTCTTTCATTTATATTAGCCTGGCTTGTGGCTCAACTTACAAGGATACCAAGAACAATATTCGCTTTGATAATTTATTCTCCTTCTCTAACAGCGGGTGTCACGATGTCAGTAATTTGGCGGGTACTTTTCAACGGTGACCAACAGGGCTACTTGAATGCTCTCTTACTCAAGCTTGGAATTATAGACAAGCCAATACAGTGGTTACAATCTCCACAACATTTGATGGATATTATGATTCTCGTTTCGCTCTGGAGTAGTATGGGGGTAGGGTTCTTAGCAATGCTTGCAGGTATATTAAATGTCGATGAACAACTTTACGAAGCAGCATACATAGATGGTATAAAGAACAGATTACAGGAAATTATATACGTTACTATACCTGCCATGAAACCACAAATGCTTTTCGGAGCGGTGATGTCAATAGTGAATACATTTACTTCTGCAGGCATTGGAGTTGCGCTCTCTGGCTCAAATCCAACCCCACAATACGCCGGGCAATTAATCGTTAACCACATCGAAGATTACGGTTTTCTAAGGTATGAAATGGGATACGCGGCAGCTCTCTCCGTTGTGTTGCTTTTAATTATCTGGTTCTTCTCAAGAATCGCGTGGCGCTTATTTGGAGAGCGCGACTAA
- a CDS encoding ABC transporter substrate-binding protein, which yields MRKFVLALLLIFFVVSAFAKATITVSVWSWNVDRYKKLIAEFNKYYPDIEVKLVVNQPEVNSFLTARVSAKQALPDVIAESWEPLSYPVSQGWVYPLDEFLKDDPDYRYVPESAKNAFKYRGKTYALPERLHFECIVLNLDLLKKLNLQLPKYEEWTVDLFKQYARRATTKEYSGINQLWEFDTFMAAVLSKHTTFWSFDPVKWEFDLVNGGWIPAIKLQKELKSIPGLVSDDLINQELRNQGQLDDYQKKFGKDADAFRESKVLMGFEATYDWSWLHTVSWNFDYYPLPFDPKIGIRLPVHINYTFVSATTKYPKEAFLFAKFLSYDPRGVIARLKLYESEGVERGRLVDWFIPATMHPDVVKYFETLKIPNGIKWMLKNLDKSVRVDMWKIVPGWFEAIWDVIFPVNEKIRRGEVTPEAVAAETQEKANKVIKENWAIFEKKLIDAERKFPQLRKQIEGK from the coding sequence ATGCGTAAGTTTGTATTGGCTTTGCTTTTGATTTTCTTTGTGGTCTCCGCGTTTGCTAAAGCTACCATAACGGTATCTGTTTGGAGCTGGAATGTGGATAGATATAAAAAACTCATCGCGGAATTTAACAAATACTATCCGGATATTGAAGTAAAACTTGTCGTAAACCAACCGGAAGTAAATAGCTTTTTGACCGCACGTGTGTCTGCAAAGCAAGCTCTCCCAGATGTTATTGCCGAATCATGGGAACCTCTATCATACCCTGTTTCTCAGGGTTGGGTTTACCCATTAGATGAATTTCTTAAAGATGACCCGGACTATAGATATGTCCCAGAAAGTGCGAAAAACGCATTCAAGTATCGTGGGAAAACTTACGCCCTTCCGGAAAGATTGCATTTTGAATGTATAGTTCTGAATCTTGATTTACTCAAGAAGTTGAATTTACAACTTCCAAAATACGAAGAATGGACCGTCGACCTTTTCAAGCAGTACGCAAGAAGAGCCACAACTAAGGAATATTCTGGTATTAATCAGCTGTGGGAATTCGATACGTTTATGGCAGCAGTTCTCAGTAAACATACAACATTCTGGAGCTTTGACCCAGTGAAGTGGGAATTTGACCTTGTAAATGGTGGGTGGATACCAGCTATTAAGTTGCAAAAAGAGCTCAAATCAATACCTGGACTGGTCTCCGATGACCTTATAAATCAAGAATTGAGGAACCAAGGTCAACTCGATGATTATCAGAAAAAGTTTGGAAAAGACGCTGACGCTTTCAGAGAATCAAAAGTACTTATGGGATTTGAGGCAACTTACGATTGGAGCTGGCTACATACAGTGTCTTGGAACTTCGATTACTATCCTCTCCCATTCGATCCAAAGATAGGTATCAGACTGCCTGTTCATATCAACTATACGTTTGTAAGTGCAACAACAAAATATCCAAAAGAAGCGTTCCTCTTTGCGAAATTTCTTTCGTACGACCCAAGAGGTGTTATTGCGAGATTGAAATTGTATGAGTCTGAAGGCGTGGAAAGAGGAAGATTGGTTGACTGGTTTATTCCTGCAACGATGCACCCAGATGTGGTAAAATACTTTGAAACATTGAAGATACCAAACGGTATCAAATGGATGCTCAAAAACCTTGATAAAAGCGTTAGGGTCGATATGTGGAAAATAGTTCCAGGATGGTTCGAAGCAATATGGGACGTTATATTCCCAGTTAACGAAAAAATCAGACGTGGAGAAGTAACACCAGAAGCAGTTGCCGCTGAAACTCAAGAAAAGGCAAACAAAGTAATAAAAGAAAATTGGGCAATTTTCGAAAAGAAATTAATCGATGCGGAAAGGAAATTCCCACAATTGAGAAAGCAAATTGAAGGAAAATGA